From the genome of Papaver somniferum cultivar HN1 chromosome 2, ASM357369v1, whole genome shotgun sequence, one region includes:
- the LOC113351936 gene encoding uncharacterized protein LOC113351936 — MEFFKAVWDVIKAELMAVMKEFEQTGNIDWRLNCTNIIFIPKCEGSTSMTNFRPISLIGGVYQIISKLLADRLKLVIPCIISEFQGAFVDNRQITYEILIASELINSRERRQTGFDFEGGLRKKPLIVLVGVVLITMLVFIVIFFQ; from the exons ATGGAGTTTTTCAAAGCTGTATGGGATGTGATCAAAGCAGAGTTAATGGCGGTGATGAAGGAATTCGAGCAAACTGGTAACATTGATTGGAGGCTGAACTGCACAAATATTATTTTCATACCTAAGTGTGAGGGATCTACTTCTATGACTAATTTCAGGCCTATTAGCTTGATAGGGGGTGTATATCAAATAATATCAAAATTGTTGGCAGATAGGTTGAAGTTAGTAATTCCTTGTATAATTTCAGAGTTTCAGGGAGCATTTGTGGATAATAGGCAGATAACATACGAGATCTTAATTGCTTCAGAGCTGATAAATTCAAGAGAGAGAAGGCAAACCGGGTTTGATTTTGAAGGTGGACTTAGAAAAAAGCCTTTGATAGTGTTAGTTGGAGTTGTCTTGATTACCATG CTTGTGTTTATAGTTatatttttccaatga